A region of the Nocardia nova SH22a genome:
GCTGGTGCTGTTCGCCTCCACCGCCGGTCTCATCGCCGGCCCACCCGGCACCGTCGGCTACACGGCGGCGAAGGCGGCGCTCATCGGCATAACCCGATGGCTGGCAAGGGAATACGGGCCGAAGGGCGTGCGGGTCAACGCGGTGTGCCCCGGCTGGATCCGCACCCCGCTCGGCGAGGGCGCGATGACGTATCTGTCTCAGCGCGAAGGCATCACGCTCGACGAAGCCTACGACCTGACCACGAAACACGTACCGCTGCGCCGTCCCGCCGAGCCGGAGGAGATCGCGGCGGTGTGTGCGTTTCTCGCCTCGGGCGACGCCTCGATCGTGACCGGTCACGTCCTGGTCGCCGATGGTGGCGGCGCCGCGGTCGACGCCTCCACCATCGTCTTCGACGAAAACTGAACCACCACAGCGCTGTCACGGCTCGACGGGCGAGACCGTCGAGCCGCGGGAGCATTTCCTCAGCAGGCTTCCGGCTCTCGTGAGTGGCCGTCGCCGACCTGCCCGACGCCGACTCGAGCACCACGGTCGGGACGACGTCCTCGTGCCGACCAGCCCGGCTCGCGGTCCGGGAAGCGTTGCGCAGCAGCGAAATCCGGTTCAGCGCCGCAGGCGGGCGAGTGTCTCCGACGGTGTGACCGCGAAACGTTCACGGTACTGCTGAGAGAAGCGGCCGAGATGGTAGAAGCCCCATCTGGCGGCGACCTCGGTGATGGACGTCGCGGTGCCGGAGGTCAGTTCCAGATGCACCCGGTCCAGGCGCACACCGCGCAGGTACGCGGTCGGCGACATGCCGACCACATCCTGGAATCCGGCCTGCAGGGCGCGCGGGCTGATGCCGGCGCGCGCCGCCAGGTCGGCGGTGGTGATCTCCGCCTCCGGATGATTGTCGATGAAGTCCATGAGTTCGCGGATCTTCGACCGCCGCGTGTGCGCCGGTTTGCTGTGCAGCAGTGGGCTGAGCTGATTGGGCACCGCCATCAGCAGCTGGGTCATCAGCGCCGACTCCAGTTCCTGACAGGCGCTGGGCACGGTGGCCAGGCCGCCCGGACGGTTGAGTTCGGCGTAGAGGAATCCGGTGGTCGCGATGAGCGCCGAGCCGAGCCCGCCTCCCAGGTCGAAATCGACGTCGAAACGGATCCCGTCGTCGACCGGCACACCGGCGAGCTTGGCCGCGTGCGCCTCCAGCAGTTCCTTGGGGATCTTGACGTGGTACTGCCACGACCCCGCGCTCCACGCGACCATCACCGGATACCGCGGCACGAACACCGCCCCGGCCTGCCCGCCCGCGATGGTGCGGCGCACGCCGTTCTGCGCGACGACGCTCTCGCCGGTGACCGGGAGATTGACGTGATAGCACAGCTGCATCGGCGGACCGTGGATGACCGCCTCGGTCCCGTAGCTCATCCGCGCCACGGTCAGCCGCGGCGCGGGTGCGAGATCGAGCTGGAAATCGAGCTCGCGCGCGTTCGCCAGCTGCACCTCGTGCCGGGCGAACGTCTTGGTGACCTGCTCGATGGCGGCGTCGACATCGCCGGTGTGGAAACTCAGCCGGGGGTCGGTGTGCAGTTGCTCGGGCACCGTTGCCTCCTTGCGGCCTCAGCCTACTCGTCGTCGACAGTAGGGTATGGAACCAGCAAAATATTTTATATCTAATCTGGAGCGGGGTGGCCCGGAATCGCGGCGATCGGTCCGCCCGTGGATCGCACGATCACGACCGCCAGGGTCAGCAGGATGGCGAGCAGCACGATCACCACGAGATAGGCGGGCAACCAGTACGCGATCGCGGCGCCGACCGCCAGCACGCCCGCTCCGGCCAGCCGGATCCGCCATCCGACGCCCATCTCCCAGCGGAAGTAGATCGCCTGCGCGAGCAGATAGAGCGCGGGTCCGGCCAGGAGCAGAACACCGGCCGTCCGCGCCGTGCCGCTCACCGAATGTGCCAGCAGCAGTTCACTTCCCGCCGCGAACAACACCAGGCCCGCCACCACGCCGTAGATCGTGTTGATGCCGACGTGGACCGCGCGGATCGGATTCTCGATATCGGCGGCATGGCTCACCACGAGCTGTTCGGACCGGCCGAAATACACCGCCCACAGGCAGACGAGCGCCGCGGCGCATCCCAGAGTCAGCAGCAGCACGAGCGGTTCGCCGTGATGATCGGAGATGATCCGCCCGAGCGTCAGCACCGTCTCGCCCAGCAGAATGATCAGGAACAGTCGCATGCGCTCGAGCATGTGCGTGGCGTCGAAGGGCAGGTGCCCGGTCGGCACCGAGCGGCCCCGCACCGGATGCGCGGTCCAGGTGCCGATGAGATCGATCAGGGCGCCCACCGCCCAGAAGTAGAGCCGGAGATCGGCGTCCACCGCGGCCCCGGCGATCCAGAACGGCGCCGAGAACGCGAACCAGATGAGGACATGGGTGAAGTGGCGGCGCAGCGGGGGTGTGGGAGCAGATGCCGCGGCGTAGATCGCGGCTCCGCCCAGCGCCGCCAGCATGGGCACGACGAAAAGCCACGGGCCGTCGTCGAAGGCGTGCGCGATTCCGGCGTTCATGAACAACGCCAGCCCCATGACGGCGATGGTGATCGCGCGGGTGGCCTGCCGCTCGATATCGAGCAGCGTCACCTCGAAACTGGTGAACGCCCACACGCCGCACACCGCGATCAGAGCCACCAGCGTTTCCGCGGCGCTGCGCCAGCTCAGATGGGCGGTCAGATGGTGGGTCAGCTGGCCGATCGCCAGCACGAAGACGAGGTCGAAGAACAGTTCCAGCGGCGAGACCGCACGCCCGGTGGGTGTCGCCCGCGTCATCGCTCCTCCTCGGCTCGCGGAATCCGGTCCTCGGCGGTGGGGGATCTACTCCGATGCCGAGAGCCGCAGCGTCGTCTCCGCCGCGGTCGATGCCACCATCGGCGCGAGAGCACTGGGCTGATCACGATACTTCGCTTCGTAGGCGCGGCGAACGAGATCATTGGTGCCCGAGTCGCCGACCGGCTGCAGGGAGATATCGGCCTCGATGCCGTCGGCCCGGACGCGGGCGGCCCGCTTGCGCATGGCGTGGCGATACCAACCTCCCGCCGTGCCGAAGGCCGAGCGGATGTAGAGGTCGTCACCCACCCGCACCACCCAGATCGGTGTCCACCGCCGCAGACTGCCATCGTCGCGGTAGCTGCTGATCTGCAATTCCTCGGCGTCACCGAGGCGCTCGAGCTGATCGCTGGTCCAGGCCATCTCGGTACCTCCGTCGGTGTGCGAGTGGGAGCGGTATCGCGTCGGAGCCGTGTGTTCCCCAGGCTAGGCCGGTTTGCTCCAGAGAAGGAGAGGCTGGCGCACTGTGTGAACAGCGGCAGAGAGACACGGCACGCGCACCGGGTGTGCTCGTGAGGCCGGGAGGGTGAACTGATCGTGCAAACCTCGGCCAGATTCCGGGAATTCCCGAAAAATCGCCGAGGTTTGCACGAAAAGTTCGACACAGTGGATCAGGAGGCCACTGTCAAGTTGGCATCCGTCGAGGGGGCCTGTCGCCGCAGGGGGAGGTCGCAGCGACAACCTTCCGGATTCGGCAGCGCCGCCGCTAAACCCGAAGCAGCGCGGCGAATTCCGTGGCCGGTTGGTCGAGATCGCCCGCGGTGATCGCCTCCAGCAGCTGCGTGCTGCGTTCCGCGCCCAGATCGGCGACTGTCAGGTCGCGGAACTTGGCGTCCAGATCCTCTTGCGACATGGGGTTTTCCGCAGTGCCCAGGGGACTGTCGACGAAGATCTTGTCGCTGGTCCCGTCGGTGTATCCGACGGTGATGTCGGCGATCCACTTGCCGGGGTAGGCGGTGTCGAGTTCGGGTTTCACCTCGATCCGCACCCGCCGGGCCAGGGTCGCCACGTCGCTGCCCTCGCTCAGGTCCAGCTGCCCGGACATGTAGTCGTCGTGGGCGCGGAAGCCGTTGCCCCGGCCGAGCGCCGACAGTGCGAACTGGAACGGCAGGCTGTACTGCAGGTGTTCGATCGTCTGCGGCGCATAGGCATTCGCGTTCTTGTTGCCGACGATGACGTTCCCGCCGGTCTGGATGCCGAGCTGGACCGTGTCGATGTCGGCCGCCCGCGGCGCGATCCGGCGGGCGCCGTCGATGTAGGCGTGGTTGATGCCGCAGCAGCAGTACGGCTTGATCCACACCTTGGTGATCTCGAACGTGGCGTCCGCGGCGAAGGCCGACTCGGCGCCCTCGGCCACATCGCGCCCGACGAAGGCCCGGTAGAAGCCCTTGCCGCCGCTCAGGAACGTGGTCGGTCCGGTGATGCCCGCGGCCGCCATCTGCGCCGCGCGGATGCCGTTGCGGGTGCCGATCCCGGAATGCAGCCGCTTCACCGAACCGCCGGTGGAGGTGTATTCGGTGGTGCCCGAGCAGTGGCTGAACGCGATCGACAGCGCGTGCAGGGTCTGCTCGGCGTCGAAGCCGCGCATCTTCGCCACCACCGCGGCGGCCCCGAAATTCGACAGCAGGCAGTGCGGGTGGAAACCGCGTTCGAGCAGTTGCGGTGCGGCCAGCACGCCGATGCGGGTGTAGACCTCGTAACCGGCGACGATGCCGGTGATCACCTCGCGCATCGAGGCGCCCAGTTCCTCGCCGACCGCCAGCGCGGCCGACACGACACAACTGCCCGGATGGCTGGAACTGGCGCGATGCGCGTCGTCGTATTCGAAGCCGTGCCCGAAGGTGGCGTTGACGAACGCGGCGTCGGCCGCGCTCATCGCGTCACCGGCCGCCGTGACGTGGGCGCGGCCGGGAGCGTGGGAGGCGCGGGTCAATTCGAGCACCGCCCGGCTCCACGACAGCGACGCGCTACCCACCTGCAAGGCGAGCTGATCCTGCATCAGCCGCCGCGCACCGGCGAGGGCGGCGGCCGGGATGGTGTCGAACTCGAGTTCGGTGAGCCACCGGACGACGGCCTGTTCGAGGGCGGGAATGTTCTGCATCGGTGAACCTTTCGATCGGTCAGGCCAGGGTGTCCAGGTACGACTGCGGCAGGCCGTAGGACTTGATCTCGACGTAGGCGTCGAAGCCCTCGGGCCCGGCCTCGCGGCCGATCCCGCTGTTCTTGAATCCGCCGATGGGCGCGTGGAATCCGGCCCCGTTGCCGTTGACTTCGACTGTGCCGGTGCGGATTCGGCGGGCCACGGCGAGGGCGTGTGCGGTGTCGGCGGCGAATACCGAACCGTTGAGGCCGTATTCGCTGTTGTTGGCGATATCGATGGCCTGGTCCTCGGTGTCGAAGGTGTGCACGGTGAGCACCGGACCGAAGATCTCCTCCTGGGCGATCCTGGCGGCCGGGTCGACATCGGCGAAGACGGTCGGTTCCACGTACCAGCCGCGATCGAGACCGCCGGGACGGCCACCGCCGACGATCAGTTTCGCGCCGGAGTCCTTGGCGCCGTTGATATATCCCTCGACCCGGGCGCGATGCGTCGCGCTCACCATCGGGCCGACCTCGGTGGCGGGGTCGAAGGGATCGCCGACCGGCATGGACTCGATCATCGCGACCAGCCGGTCGAGGAGTTCGTCGCGGCGTGACCGCGGCACCACGATCCGGGTCTTGTTACTGCACACCTGTCCGCTGTTGCGCAGCGACAGCGCGCGGATCGCCGGGATGACGACGTCGAAATCGGCGTCGTCGAGCAGCACCGCGGCCGATTTGCCGCCCAGCTCCAGGGTCACCCGGCGCAGATCGTCACCGCACAGCGAGGCGATCCGGCGGCCCGCCGTGGTGGATCCGGTGAAGGAGACCTTGTCGACACCCGGGTGACGCACCAGGTACTCGCTGACCTCACGGTCGGCGGGCACGACGTTGAACACGCCGTCGGGCAGACCGGCGTTCTGCAGCATCTCCGCCAGCAGATAGGCCGACAGCGGGGTTTCCGGCGACGGCTTGTAGACGACGGTGCATCCGGCCAGCAGTGCCGGAGCGATCTTGATCATGCCGGTCAGCAGCGGCGCGTTCCACGGCACGACGGCCGCCACGACTCCCACCGCTTCCCTGGTCACGAGCGCGTTTCCGGTGGCGGAGCGCCGGGTGTCCGCCCACGGATACGACGGCGCCAGTTCCAGGAAGGTGTCCAGCAGCAGCCGCGGGCCGATGGCCTGCATCGAGTTCGAAAGCGTGATGGGACAACCCATTTCGGTGCTGATCAGCTGGGCGATCTCGTCGGCGCGCTCGGTGAACTGCGCGCTCAGCTTGCTCAGCACGGCCATGCGTTCGGTGAGATCGCTGCGCCCCCACGGGCCGGAGTCGAAGGCGCGGCGCGCGGCGGTGACCGCGGCGTCGATATCGGCTTCGGCCCCCTCGGGCACCCGGGCGATGATCTCCTCGGTGGCGGGGGACACGACTTCGATCGTCTGGTTCGAGGCGGGGGCTGCCCAGCGCCCGTCGATGAACAGTCGGTCGTACGGTGCGGTCCGGACGCCTGCCGGTCGGCCCATCGGTGACTCCTTGGTTGATATGCGGGCGGCGGAGATCCGGCGCCCGGAATCGGTCTCGCGTGGGGTGACGTGGGGCACCACGACCGCCTCATGTGATCCGGATAATACAAAGTATATGATATTGGCGAACCGGTTCAAGGGTGCCGCCGCTCCGATGAGTGGCGATCGCCGAACCCGTCAGGGGGAGCTTCGGTGTAGTTCTCGAAACCACTACCGTGAGAGCAAAGAATATATTATATTAAACATTGAGAGTCTGGAGGGCATGACATGCAGCACAAGCCGCTCGATGGGATCCGCATCCTGGAGGTCGGGGGTTACATATCCCTGCCGTTCGCCACCTCGATCCTGTGCGCGCTCGGAGCGGAGGTCGTGAAGGTCGAGAAGCCGGTGGTCGGTGAGGATTTCCGGCGCCTGCAGAACGACGGCAGCCCGTACTTCCGGCAGTACAACACCGGGAAGCGCAGCCTGTCGGTCGATCTGAAGAAGCCGGAGGGGATCGAGCTGGTCAAGGCCCTGGTGCCGCATTTCGATGTGCTGCTCGAGAACCTGCGCCCCGGCAAACTCGCGGCCATGGGCCTGGGGCCGCAAGAGTGCCGCGCGCTGCGCCCCGATCTCGTCTACGGATCGGTGACCGGATTCGGCAGTGGTGGGCCGCTGGCCAGCCGTCCCGCCTACGACACCATCGGGCACGCGTTCGGCGGGCTGTACTCGCTGTTCAGTGACGCCGGGCATCCGCAACTCGCGGGTGGTCTGAGCGCGGACCTGGTCACCGGGCTGAGCACGGCCACCGGAGTGCTGGCCGCTCTGGTGGGACGCCTGAAAACCGGTGCGCCGCAATATCTGGAGACCTCGATCATGGAGGCGGTCAGCTGCCTCACCACCGACGGCATCACCCAGTCCTTCGAGCTGGGCCACGATCCCAGCCGGCAGAGCCGCCATCCGCAGGCGCAGAACTTCTGTGTCGAGACCTCCTCCGGAGAGTTCCTGGCGATCCACCTGTCGTCGTCGCAGAAGTTCTGGCGGGCCCTGTGCACCGCCATGGAACGGATGGATCTCGCCGAGGATCCGCGCTTCGCCGAATACCGTCCGCGCGAGGCCAACTACTTCGAACTGGCCGAGATCGTGGCGGCGGAATTCGCGCGCAAACCCGTCGACCACTGGGAGCGGGCCCTCACCGCGGCCGACGTGCCCTTCGCGCCCGTGCTCTCGATGACCGGATATCTCGGACACGACCAGGTGAAGTGGCTGGAACTGGTCGAGGAGCAGTCCGACGGGCTGGCGCTGATGCGCCCGCCGTGGAAGTTCGACGGTGAGCGCCCGGATCGGCCGGGCAGCGCACCCCGGGTCGGCGCGCACAGCCGTGATGTCGCCGCGGAGGTCTATCCACCCGAGCGGATCGCGGAACTGGTCGAGGCGAAGGTGCTCTACGCCGAGAGCTGAGCCCCGCCGGGGCCGCGATCGGGCCATTGCAATCGGCGTGACAATATAATATATAATGTTGTAAGCTGGGTGACGCGGGAAACCGGAGAAGCACCCGGAACGAATCGAAAGGACTCGACATGCCCGGCCTCTACTTCGAGGAGTTCGAACCCGGAACCGTCATCGAGCACGCGACGCGGCGCACGGTGACCGAAACCGACAACGTCCTGTTCAGCACGCTGACTCTCAACGTCGCACCGCTGCATCTGGACGCCGAGTACTCCAAGAACTCCATTCATGGACAGCGCCTGGTCAACAGCCTGTTCATCCTCGGCCTGGTCTCGGGCATCACGGTTCCCGACACCACGCTCGGCACCACCCTGGGCAATCTCGGATTCCAGGAGGTCAAGTTCCCGGCGCCGGTCTTCCACGGCGACACCATCCGGGTGCGGACCGAGATCGTGAGCAAGCGGGAATCCAAGAGCCGCAACGATTCCGGCATCGTGAACTTCCGCCACCAGGGCATCAACCAGCGTGACGAGGTGGTCTGCGACTGCCTGCGGGCCGGTCTGATGCTCAAGCGCTCCGCCGTGCCGGAGCCCGCGACCGCGTCCTGACCCGAAGACCAGTCGCGCCCAGAAAGGATGTGCCCGATGCGAGGACCAGGTCCCGCCGATCCGACCCGGCCGTCGGTATGGATGCCCACCGACGACGTGCGTACCCGCAGCCGCCTGCTGACCGCCATGACGACATGGGGATACGGCAGCCTCGCGGCACTGCACCGGGCCTCGGTCGACGATCCGGAATGGTTCTGGCGGGCCGCGATCGACGATCTCGGCATCGAATTCGCCGAACCCTTCGAGCGGGTCCTCGACGACAGCGCCGGTACGCCCTTCCCGCGCTGGTTCCCGGGCGGGCGGCTCAACCTCGCCACCCTGTGTGCCCACCGGCACGCCGCCGGGCCGATCGCGGACAAGACCGCGGTGGTCTACGAGGGTGACAACGGCACCCGCCGCACCCTGACCTACGCCGAACTCGACGCGCGGGTGCGCCGATTCGCGGCCAACCTCGCCGCGCTGGGTGTTTCGCAGGGCGATCGGGTGGTGCTGTTCGCGCCCGTCGTTCCCGAAACCATCGTGGCGTTCCTGTCCTGCGCGATGATCGGCGCGATCTCCGTCCCGGCCTTCACCGGCTACGGGCCGGACGCCCTCGCCGCCCGGCTCCAGGACTCCGAAGCGGTTCTGCTGATCACCGCCGACGCGACGACGCGCCGCGGAAAAGTGGTGCCGCTCAAAGAGACCGCAGACGAAGCCCTCCAGTCGGCCCCGTCCGTCCGCCACAGCGTGGTGGTCCGTCATCTCGACAACGACGTCGAGATGCGCGACGGACGGGACATCTACTGGGACGAATTGCCGGAGAATCCGGAACCGGTGCGGACGGTGCAGGTCGAATCCAACGACCCGCTCACCATCGTCTACACCTCCGGAACCACCGGACGTCCCAAGGGAATCGTGCACTCGCACGCCGGATTCGCGGTGAAAACCGCCGTCGACTTCGGCTACAGCTTCGACGTGCACACCGACGACGTGATCGCCTGGATCTCGGATATGGGCTGGCTCGTCGGACCGATGCTGATCGCGGGCGGTCTGCAACTGGGCGCCACCGTCGTCTTCACCGAGGGCGTGCCCGATCATCCCACCCCCACGAGGATGTGGGAGATCATCGATCGCAACGGCGTCACCGTACAGGGTGTGGCGCCCACCGCGATGCGGCTGGTCATGGCGAAGACCGAGGGCGCCCCGGCCGGACTGGACACGCTGCGTACCTTCGTGTCGACCGGTGAGGCGTGGGACGAGCCGACCTGGCGCTGGCTGTTCGAGGTCGTGGGCGGTTCGAAGCGGCCGATCGTCAACTTCAGTGGTGGCACCGAGGTGGGCGGCGGGCTCCTGGTCGCCTATCCGTTCCTGCCGATCGACCCGGCCTCGTTCAACGCGCCGCTGATCGGCGCGGATGTGGCGGTCCTGGACGGCGACGGGAAACCGGTGATCGGCGAGGTCGGGGAGCTGGCTGTGCTCAACACCTTCCCCGGTATGACGCACGCGTTCTGGCAGGACCGTGAGCGGTACATCGAAACCTATTGGAGCCAATGGGAAGACGTGTGGGTGCACGGCGACCTGGCCGCGGTCGACGAGCACGGGGTGTGGCACATCCACGGCCGCTCCGACGACACCATCAAGGTGTCCGGACGTCGCGTCGGCCCGGCCGAGATCGAGGCGGCGCTGCTGAAGGATCGCCGCATCGTCGAGGCCGCGGTCATCGGTGAACCCGATCCGCAACGGGGACAACGGGTCGTCGGCTTCGTGGTGGTCCGCGACGACACCGATCAGGACGACCTGAAATCCACCGCCGTGCACAATATCGGCCGCTCCTTCGCGCCGAGTCTGCATGTGGTGCAGGCACTTCCGAAGACCAAGAACGGCAAGATCATGCGCCGCGCCATCCGCTCGCGCTATCTGGGCCTCTCGCAGGGGGATCTGTCGTCCCTGGATCCCACCACACCCATCGACGGCATTCCGACTCGATCAGGAGATCAGCAGTGACACTCACCGACGAAGGCGATCTGGAGCTGGTTCGCCAGAACACCCGCGAACTGGCCCGCAAATTCGGTTACGACTACTGGCGCGAGAAGGACAAGAAGGGTGAATACCCTTGGGAATTCGTCAAGGCGTTCGCCGCCGCCGGGTGGCTGGGCGTGATGATCCCGGAGGAGTACGGCGGGCTCGGACTGGGCCTGACCGAGGCCGGGATCATGCTGCAGGAGGTCGCGGCCTCCGGCGCCGGGATGAGCGGCGGTTCGGCCATCCACTTCTACGTCTTCCCGCCGGCGCCGATCCTGCGCTACGGCTCGGAGGAGATGAAGCGCGAATGGCTGCCGAAGCTGGCCTCCGGTGAGATCCTGATGGCCTTCGCGATCACCGAACCGACTGCGGGCGTGGACACTTCGCGCATCCGCACCAAGGCAACCAAGACCGACGGCGGCTGGGTGATCAACGGCCAGAAGGTGTTCATCACCAACGCCCAGAACGCGCACAAGATCCTGATCGTGGCGCGCACCTCGCCGCGCGACGAGAACAAGCCGCTCGACGGCATGACCCTGTTCTTCACCGATCTGGACCGCAGCAAGATCACGGTCCGCGAGATCGAGAAGCTGGGCCGCTCGGCGATCGACTCCAACGAGCTGTTCATCGACAACCTCGAGGTCCGCGACG
Encoded here:
- a CDS encoding acyl-CoA dehydrogenase family protein, with translation MTLTDEGDLELVRQNTRELARKFGYDYWREKDKKGEYPWEFVKAFAAAGWLGVMIPEEYGGLGLGLTEAGIMLQEVAASGAGMSGGSAIHFYVFPPAPILRYGSEEMKREWLPKLASGEILMAFAITEPTAGVDTSRIRTKATKTDGGWVINGQKVFITNAQNAHKILIVARTSPRDENKPLDGMTLFFTDLDRSKITVREIEKLGRSAIDSNELFIDNLEVRDDEVVGEVGKGFKYLIDGLNPERIVVGLEGVGLGRAGLELATQYAKDRVVFDRPIGKNQAVAHPLADSWIRLEAAERVCMHAAELFEARKPCGKEAAAAKYLGAEAGFEACDRALSTFGGYAYSKEYHVERLWREVRLLRNAPFSQEMVRNYISQQVLGLPRSY
- a CDS encoding low temperature requirement protein A, encoding MTRATPTGRAVSPLELFFDLVFVLAIGQLTHHLTAHLSWRSAAETLVALIAVCGVWAFTSFEVTLLDIERQATRAITIAVMGLALFMNAGIAHAFDDGPWLFVVPMLAALGGAAIYAAASAPTPPLRRHFTHVLIWFAFSAPFWIAGAAVDADLRLYFWAVGALIDLIGTWTAHPVRGRSVPTGHLPFDATHMLERMRLFLIILLGETVLTLGRIISDHHGEPLVLLLTLGCAAALVCLWAVYFGRSEQLVVSHAADIENPIRAVHVGINTIYGVVAGLVLFAAGSELLLAHSVSGTARTAGVLLLAGPALYLLAQAIYFRWEMGVGWRIRLAGAGVLAVGAAIAYWLPAYLVVIVLLAILLTLAVVIVRSTGGPIAAIPGHPAPD
- a CDS encoding CaiB/BaiF CoA transferase family protein — encoded protein: MQHKPLDGIRILEVGGYISLPFATSILCALGAEVVKVEKPVVGEDFRRLQNDGSPYFRQYNTGKRSLSVDLKKPEGIELVKALVPHFDVLLENLRPGKLAAMGLGPQECRALRPDLVYGSVTGFGSGGPLASRPAYDTIGHAFGGLYSLFSDAGHPQLAGGLSADLVTGLSTATGVLAALVGRLKTGAPQYLETSIMEAVSCLTTDGITQSFELGHDPSRQSRHPQAQNFCVETSSGEFLAIHLSSSQKFWRALCTAMERMDLAEDPRFAEYRPREANYFELAEIVAAEFARKPVDHWERALTAADVPFAPVLSMTGYLGHDQVKWLELVEEQSDGLALMRPPWKFDGERPDRPGSAPRVGAHSRDVAAEVYPPERIAELVEAKVLYAES
- a CDS encoding SDR family NAD(P)-dependent oxidoreductase, whose amino-acid sequence is MSVRTKPEFALVTGAAGGVGTATVRRLVADGAKVAVTDIDADRLAVLAEETGALALPADGADPDAIHEVVARAAADLGGIDTVIATQGAAISGTANPKHAAAYRKALDVNVHGSYYLAGEVMPYLIERRGSLVLFASTAGLIAGPPGTVGYTAAKAALIGITRWLAREYGPKGVRVNAVCPGWIRTPLGEGAMTYLSQREGITLDEAYDLTTKHVPLRRPAEPEEIAAVCAFLASGDASIVTGHVLVADGGGAAVDASTIVFDEN
- a CDS encoding AraC family transcriptional regulator, which produces MPEQLHTDPRLSFHTGDVDAAIEQVTKTFARHEVQLANARELDFQLDLAPAPRLTVARMSYGTEAVIHGPPMQLCYHVNLPVTGESVVAQNGVRRTIAGGQAGAVFVPRYPVMVAWSAGSWQYHVKIPKELLEAHAAKLAGVPVDDGIRFDVDFDLGGGLGSALIATTGFLYAELNRPGGLATVPSACQELESALMTQLLMAVPNQLSPLLHSKPAHTRRSKIRELMDFIDNHPEAEITTADLAARAGISPRALQAGFQDVVGMSPTAYLRGVRLDRVHLELTSGTATSITEVAARWGFYHLGRFSQQYRERFAVTPSETLARLRR
- a CDS encoding MaoC family dehydratase; the encoded protein is MPGLYFEEFEPGTVIEHATRRTVTETDNVLFSTLTLNVAPLHLDAEYSKNSIHGQRLVNSLFILGLVSGITVPDTTLGTTLGNLGFQEVKFPAPVFHGDTIRVRTEIVSKRESKSRNDSGIVNFRHQGINQRDEVVCDCLRAGLMLKRSAVPEPATAS
- a CDS encoding DUF2255 family protein, with product MAWTSDQLERLGDAEELQISSYRDDGSLRRWTPIWVVRVGDDLYIRSAFGTAGGWYRHAMRKRAARVRADGIEADISLQPVGDSGTNDLVRRAYEAKYRDQPSALAPMVASTAAETTLRLSASE
- a CDS encoding AMP-binding protein, producing MRGPGPADPTRPSVWMPTDDVRTRSRLLTAMTTWGYGSLAALHRASVDDPEWFWRAAIDDLGIEFAEPFERVLDDSAGTPFPRWFPGGRLNLATLCAHRHAAGPIADKTAVVYEGDNGTRRTLTYAELDARVRRFAANLAALGVSQGDRVVLFAPVVPETIVAFLSCAMIGAISVPAFTGYGPDALAARLQDSEAVLLITADATTRRGKVVPLKETADEALQSAPSVRHSVVVRHLDNDVEMRDGRDIYWDELPENPEPVRTVQVESNDPLTIVYTSGTTGRPKGIVHSHAGFAVKTAVDFGYSFDVHTDDVIAWISDMGWLVGPMLIAGGLQLGATVVFTEGVPDHPTPTRMWEIIDRNGVTVQGVAPTAMRLVMAKTEGAPAGLDTLRTFVSTGEAWDEPTWRWLFEVVGGSKRPIVNFSGGTEVGGGLLVAYPFLPIDPASFNAPLIGADVAVLDGDGKPVIGEVGELAVLNTFPGMTHAFWQDRERYIETYWSQWEDVWVHGDLAAVDEHGVWHIHGRSDDTIKVSGRRVGPAEIEAALLKDRRIVEAAVIGEPDPQRGQRVVGFVVVRDDTDQDDLKSTAVHNIGRSFAPSLHVVQALPKTKNGKIMRRAIRSRYLGLSQGDLSSLDPTTPIDGIPTRSGDQQ
- a CDS encoding MmgE/PrpD family protein; the protein is MQNIPALEQAVVRWLTELEFDTIPAAALAGARRLMQDQLALQVGSASLSWSRAVLELTRASHAPGRAHVTAAGDAMSAADAAFVNATFGHGFEYDDAHRASSSHPGSCVVSAALAVGEELGASMREVITGIVAGYEVYTRIGVLAAPQLLERGFHPHCLLSNFGAAAVVAKMRGFDAEQTLHALSIAFSHCSGTTEYTSTGGSVKRLHSGIGTRNGIRAAQMAAAGITGPTTFLSGGKGFYRAFVGRDVAEGAESAFAADATFEITKVWIKPYCCCGINHAYIDGARRIAPRAADIDTVQLGIQTGGNVIVGNKNANAYAPQTIEHLQYSLPFQFALSALGRGNGFRAHDDYMSGQLDLSEGSDVATLARRVRIEVKPELDTAYPGKWIADITVGYTDGTSDKIFVDSPLGTAENPMSQEDLDAKFRDLTVADLGAERSTQLLEAITAGDLDQPATEFAALLRV
- a CDS encoding aldehyde dehydrogenase, with translation MGRPAGVRTAPYDRLFIDGRWAAPASNQTIEVVSPATEEIIARVPEGAEADIDAAVTAARRAFDSGPWGRSDLTERMAVLSKLSAQFTERADEIAQLISTEMGCPITLSNSMQAIGPRLLLDTFLELAPSYPWADTRRSATGNALVTREAVGVVAAVVPWNAPLLTGMIKIAPALLAGCTVVYKPSPETPLSAYLLAEMLQNAGLPDGVFNVVPADREVSEYLVRHPGVDKVSFTGSTTAGRRIASLCGDDLRRVTLELGGKSAAVLLDDADFDVVIPAIRALSLRNSGQVCSNKTRIVVPRSRRDELLDRLVAMIESMPVGDPFDPATEVGPMVSATHRARVEGYINGAKDSGAKLIVGGGRPGGLDRGWYVEPTVFADVDPAARIAQEEIFGPVLTVHTFDTEDQAIDIANNSEYGLNGSVFAADTAHALAVARRIRTGTVEVNGNGAGFHAPIGGFKNSGIGREAGPEGFDAYVEIKSYGLPQSYLDTLA